Proteins encoded within one genomic window of Brassica rapa cultivar Chiifu-401-42 chromosome A09, CAAS_Brap_v3.01, whole genome shotgun sequence:
- the LOC103841414 gene encoding phosphoribosylformylglycinamidine cyclo-ligase, chloroplastic: MEARLLQSPSSSCFFSSGSCSINRYRFSSAIPSSPKPLSVSFPQKTRRTTNVVSMSKKDGDIESLSYKGSGVDIDAGTELVRRIAKMAPGIGGFGGLFPLGDSYLVAGTDGVGTKLKLAFETGIHHTIGIDLVAMSVNDIVTSGAKPLFFLDYFATSRLDVDLAEKVIKGIVDGCGQSDCALLGGETAEMPDFYAEGEYDLSGFAVGIVKKDSVINGKNIVAGDVLIGLPSSGVHSNGFSLVRKVVARSGLSLKDELPGGSTTLGEALMAPTVIYVKQVLDIISRGGVKGIAHITGGGFTDNIPRVFPDGLGAVIHTDAWELPPLFKWIQQSGRIEDSEMRRTFNLGIGMVMVVSPEAALRILGEAKNGDYVAHRIGEVINGEGVTYQ, encoded by the exons ATGGAAGCTAGGCTTTTGCAGTCTCCATCTTCCTCTTGCTTCTTCTCCTCCGGTTCCTGCTCCATCAATCGATACCGCTTCTCCTCCGCCATTCCATCGTCTCCGAAGCCTCTCTCCGTCAGTTTCCCTCAGAAGACGAGAAGGACAACAAATGTTGTATCAATGTCGAAGAAAGATGGCGACATTGAGAGTCTCAGTTACAAAGGTTCAGGTGTTGATATCGATGCAGGGACTGAGCTCGTTAGACGAATCGCGAAGATGGCTCCTGGAATCGGCGGGTTCGGTGGTCTCTTTCCATTAG GTGATTCTTATCTCGTAGCTGGGACCGATGGTGTAGGGACTAAACTTAAGTTGGCCTTTGAGACTGGAATCCATCACACCATTGGAATCGACTTG GTTGCTATGAGTGTGAATGATATTGTTACTTCTGGTGCAAAGCCTCTGTTTTTCCTTGATTACTTTGCTACTAGCCGTCTCGATGTAGACCTTGCAGAGAAG GTGATTAAAGGGATTGTTGATGGTTGTGGGCAATCAGACTGTGCTCTTCTAGGTGGAGAG ACTGCAGAGATGCCAGACTTTTACGCAGAGGGAGAGTACGATCTCAGTGGGTTTGCAGTTGGGATAGTGAAGAAAGATTCTGTTATAAACGGGAAAAACATAGTCGCTGGAGATGTCCTTATTGGCCTCCCATCTAGCGGTGTTCACTCCAATGGCTTCTCTTTAGTAAGAAA AGTCGTGGCTCGAAGCGGTCTTTCGCTGAAAGATGAGCTTCCAGGTGGATCAACTACTCTTGGTGAAGCTTTAATGGCACCCACTGTCATTTACGTGAAgcag GTACTTGACATAATCAGCAGAGGAGGAGTGAAAGGGATAGCTCATATAACAGGTGGAGGTTTCACAGACAACATTCCCCGTGTCTTCCCTGACGGTTTGGGTGCTGTTATCCACACTGATGCTTGGGAACTTCCACCATTGTTCAAATGGATCCAACAG TCTGGGAGAATAGAAGACAGTGAGATGCGGAGGACGTTTAACCTGGGAATAGGGATGGTAATGGTGGTTAGCCCAGAGGCGGCTTTGAGAATACTTGGAGAAGCCAAGAATGGAGACTATGTTGCGCATCGCATTGGAGAGGTTATAAACGGTGAAGGCGTAACTTATCAATAA
- the LOC103841413 gene encoding protein TONNEAU 1a, with product MDDYTREMMDLKTLVTRTLEKKGVLAKIRAELRASVFEAIEEEDRVIANSKGLPPALLGSCNDRARRLHASPSGRLLSALVCEYLDWAQLNHTLKVYQPECNLPKDSWRSELHDFSSNSGHELNRNGDSKPLLLDVLDGFFKFEAIGGGGGSSRRESETESSSSLDSRNPPRTSSASESLPPQRRSISASGPTSGYRKEEHSWRYDSEDGSEEVTRASAALENLQLDRKTRNLTSSWRNVRDGTNEEDGKD from the exons ATGGACGATTACACGAGAGAGATGATGGATCTCAAGACATTGGTCACTCGAACCCTCGAGAAGAAAGGTGTCCTCGCTAAGATCCGG GCTGAGCTACGTGCGAGTGTGTTTGAAGCAATTGAAGAAGAGGATCGAGTGATTGCTAACAGCAAAGGCTTGCCTCCAGCTTTGTTAGGAAGCTGCAATGATCGTGCTAGGCGTCTTCATGCTTCTCCTTCAG GCAGGTTGCTGTCTGCTTTGGTATGCGAATACTTGGACTGGGCGCAGCTTAACCACACACTCAAAGTTTATCAGCCTGAATGTAATTTG CCAAAAGATTCATGGAGGTCTGAGTTACATGATTTTAGTAGCAACAGTGGACATGAGCTCAACAGAAACGGAGATAGCAAACCACTCCTTCTTGATGTTCTTGATGGATTCTTCAAGTTTGAG GCTataggtggtggtggtggtagctCAAGGAGAGAGTCAGAAACGGAGTCCTCATCAAGCCTTGACTCAAGAAATCCTCCTCGTACATCATCTGCCTCTGAGAGCCTACCTCCTCAACGAAG GTCAATATCTGCATCGG GCCCTACCTCTGGGTACAGAAAAGAGGAACACAGTTGGAGATATGACAGTGAAGATGGGAGTGAAGAGGTAACGAGAGCTTCAGCAGCGCTGGAAAATCTGCAGCTAGATAGGAAAACTAGGAACCTAACATCATCTTGGAG GAATGTGAGGGATGGAACAAATGAAGAAGATGGGAAAGATTAA
- the LOC103841419 gene encoding glutathione S-transferase L2, chloroplastic, protein MSAGVRVGVCSYPSLALPSKDVSLPSSSLYFGRKIHRSSFDTDLKLRCNSNGTRRTKPVLAVVSSSRVPELDSSSEPPQVFDGSTRLYISYSCPFAQRAWLARNYKNLRDKIELVPIDLKNRPAWYKEKVYPANKVPALEHNNRVIGESLDLIKYIDTNFEGPSLAPNSVEKEAFADELISYTDSFSKAVRATLSGEDSDAADGAFDYIEKALSKFKEGPFFLDLFSLVDVAYVPFIERFHLIFKDVMNVDITAGRPNLALWIEEMNRIEAYTETRQDPQELVERYKKRAQAEARP, encoded by the exons ATGAGTGCCGGAGTGAGAGTTGGCGTGTGCTCTTATCCATCGCTTGCGTTACCTTCGAAGGATGTTTCTCTCCCTTCCTCATCTCTCTACTTTGGTCGGAAAATTCACCGATCAAGCTTCGATACTGACCTGAAGCTGCGTTGTAATTCAAACGGAACACGCAGAACCAAGCCAGTGTTAGCTGTTGTAAGTTCAAG TCGTGTTCCGGAGCTTGATTCCTCTTCCGAACCACCTCAAGTGTTCGATGGCTCGACAAG GTTATACATATCTTACTCTTGCCCGTTTGCGCAACGTGCGTGGCTTGCTCGGAACTACAAg AATCTGCGAGACAAGATAGAACTTGTACCAATTGATCTCAAGAACAGGCCTGCTTGGTACAAGGAGAAAGTGTACCCGGCTAACAAG GTGCCTGCATTAGAGCATAATAACCGAGTGATAGGAGAGAGCCTTGACCTGATTAAGTACATCGACACCAATTTCGAAGGGCCTTCACTTGCACCCAAT AGTGTAGAGAAGGAAGCATTCGCTGATGAGTTAATCTCTTACACCGACTCCTTCTCCAAGGCCGTAAGAGCCACATTATCAGGTGAAGACAGTGATGCAGCAG ATGGTGCATTTGATTACATTGAGAAGGCTCTTTCCAAATTCAAAGAAGGGCCTTTCTTCCTTGACCTATTTAGTTTG GTTGATGTTGCATATGTTCCTTTCATAGAGAGATTCCATCTTATCTTTAAGGATGTAATGAATGTGGACATCACAGCTGGTCGGCCTAACCTAGCCCTTTGGATTGAG GAGATGAATAGGATTGAAGCTTACACAGAGACCCGTCAAGATCCACAAGAACTTGTTGAAAGATACAAGAAACGAGCCCAAGCAGAAGCACGTCCCTAA
- the LOC103841420 gene encoding probable protein phosphatase 2C 48, protein MMVSTTFRRIVSPCWRPFGIGEGSIPSSSDDSNGRIDGLLWYKDSGNHLTGEFSMAVVQANNLLEDHSQLESGPISFHESGPEATFVGVYDGHGGPEAARFVNERLFYNMRRCVSDQRGVVSPDVITRAFVATEEEFLGLVQEQWKTKPQIASVGACCLVGVVCNGMLYVANAGDSRVVLGRLESPFKEMKAIQLSTEHNASIESVREELRLLHPNDPNIVVLKHKVWRVKGIIQVSRSIGDAYLKRAEFNQEPLLPKFRVAERFEKPIMRAEPTITVHKIQPEDQFLIFASDGLWEHLSNQEAVDIVNTCPRSGVARRLLKAALQAAAKKREMRYSDLEKIERGIRRHFHDDITVIVVFLHSASFGVRTPVSVRGGGVLALAGNAIL, encoded by the exons ATGATGGTTTCCACAACATTCAGGAGAATTGTGTCCCCTTGTTGGAGACCTTTTGGTATTGGAGAAGGTTCTATTCCGAGTAGTAGTGATGATTCCAACGGCCGTATCGATGGCCTGTTATGGTATAAAGACTCCGGTAACCATTTAACCGGAGAGTTTTCTATGGCGGTGGTTCAAGCCAACAATCTTCTTGAAGACCATAGCCAGTTAGAGTCTGGTCCTATTAGCTTCCATGAGTCTGGTCCCGAAGCGACTTTTGTCGGTGTTTATGATGGTCACGGAGGTCCTGAGGCGGCTCGGTTTGTTAACGAGAGGTTGTTTTATAACATGAGGAGGTGCGTTTCCGACCAGCGAGGGGTGGTCTCTCCCGACGTGATCACAAGAGCGTTTGTTGCAACAGAGGAGGAGTTTCTTGGGTTGGTTCAGGAGCAGTGGAAGACCAAACCTCAGATAGCTTCTGTTGGTGCTTGTTGCTTGGTGGGTGTTGTTTGCAACGGGATGTTGTACGTTGCGAACGCTGGTGACTCTCGTGTTGTCTTGGGGAGGCTGGAGAGTCCGTTTAAAGAGATGAAAGCTATTCAGCTGTCTACGGAGCATAACGCTAGTATTGAGTCTGTGAGAGAGGAGCTGCGTTTGTTGCATCCTAATGATCCGAACATTGTggttttgaaacataaagtgtGGCGTGTGAAAGGGATCATACAGGTTTCGAGATCCATCGGTGACGCGTACTTAAAGAGAGCAGAGTTTAACCAAGAGCCGTTGTTGCCTAAGTTTAGAGTTGCGGAGCGTTTTGAGAAGCCAATCATGAGAGCTGAGCCGACGATAACGGTTCATAAGATTCAACCTGAAGATCAGTTTCTTATATTTGCTTCAGATGGTTTGTGGGAGCATCTTAGTAACCAAGAAGCAGTTGATATAGTCAATACTTGTCCACGCAGT GGTGTGGCTCGGAGGTTACTGAAAGCTGCATTGCAAGCAGCAGCGAAGAAGAGGGAGATGAGGTATTCGGATTTGGAGAAGATAGAGCGTGGCATCAGGAGACACTTTCATGACGACATCACTGTTATTGTCGTTTTTCTCCATTCTGCAAGTTTTGGAGTTCGAACTCCGGTCTCTGTCAGAGGAGGTGGTGTCCTCGCACTCGCAGGCAATGCCATTTTATAA
- the LOC103841418 gene encoding CDP-diacylglycerol--glycerol-3-phosphate 3-phosphatidyltransferase 2 isoform X1 has product MGEEEDSVTVDQNSCDGADSSTLPPPPQLSSKVLTLPTVLTLGRVAAVPILVATFYVDCWWGRTATTSLFIAAAITDWLDGYLARKMRLGSAFGAFLDPVADKLMVAATLILLCTKPMDAVVVLGPVPWLVTVPSIAIIGREITMSAVREWAASQNGKLSKAVAVNSLGKWKTATQMIALTILLASRDSSFERLLPSGIGLLYVSAGLSIWSLVVYMRQIMRVLLKK; this is encoded by the exons ATGGGCGAAGAAGAAGACTCCGTGACGGTGGATCAGAACAGCTGCGACGGTGCAGATTCGTCGACATTGCCACCACCGCCGCAGCTTTCTTCCAAAGTGCTCACATTGCCCACCGTGTTAACCCTCGGCCGCGTAGCCGCCGTTCCGATCCTCGTCGCGA CGTTTTACGTTGATTGCTGGTGGGGGAGAACTGCTACAACAAGTCTTTTCATTGCAGCTGCCATTACAGATTGGCTTGACGGGTATCTTGCTCGGAAG ATGAGATTAGGTTCTGCTTTTGGTGCTTTTTTGGATCCTGTGGCTGATAAG CTTATGGTAGCAGCAACTTTGATTTTGCTGTGCACGAAACCTATGGACGCCGTTGTTGTCTTAGGACCAGTTCCATGGTTAGTGACAGTACCTTCCATTGCCATTATTGGTAGAGAG ATTACTATGTCAGCAGTAAGAGAATGGGCTGCATCTCAAAACGGCAAGCTTTCGAAG GCTGTTGCTGTAAATAGCTTGGGGAAGTGGAAAACTGCAACGCAGATGATAGCGCTGACCATACTGCTTGCAAGCCGGGATAGCAGTTTTGAGAGGCTATTACCGTCGGGTATTGGGTTGCTCTATGTATCTGCAGGGCTCTCTATATGGTCTTTAGTTGTTTATATGAGACAGATTATGAGAGTACTCCTAAAGAAGTag
- the LOC103841417 gene encoding rab GTPase-activating protein 1 encodes MRTAAASKPPNPLVAFEHKRDAYGFPVRPQHVQRYREYADIYKEEEEERSDRWSSFLEDHHADSTDEPSAKESSEHSHAQFSENGKGKEDDKLGSKDVTPDEEGFPDAEKSVHRVQLWTEVRPSLRSIEELMSVRVKKKVDLSKGEQEDPKGKSSPSFDDAKSSKGASENDSEDEFYDVERSDVQDGSSSDGTSVSGITVAGDATSFSVSTCPWKEELEVLIRGGVPMALRGELWQAFVGVKKRRSKDYYHNLLAEDSSGNSIYQEDTQHVDGKGSNTESLAVVEKWKGQIEKDLPRTFPGHPALDDDGRNALRRLLTAYARHNPSVGYCQAMNFFAALLLLLMPEENAFWALTGIIDEYFNGYYSEDMIESQVDQLVLEELVRERFPKLVHHLDYLGVQVAWVTGPWFLSIFMNMLPWESVLRVWDVLLFEGNRVMLFRTALALMELYGPALVTTKDAGDAVTLLQSLTGSTFDSSQLVLTACMGYQNVHEIRLQELRSKHRPAVIAALEERSKGLQAFRDSKGIASKLYSFKQDPKSVLVDSSKVSLTNGSLSRSESGSSNADDVLVSLTGDGEVDPVQDLQAQVLWLKAEVCKLLEEKRSALLRAEELEIALMEIVKQDNRRQLSAKVEELEQELAEVQRHLSDKQEQEGAMLQVLMRVEQEQKVTEDARRFAEQDAEAQRYAAQVLQEKYEEAVAALAEMEKRAVMAESMLEATLQYQSGQLKAQPSPRFVLFT; translated from the exons ATGAGGACCGCCGCCGCTTCCAAGCCTCCCAATCCACTCGTCGCCTTCGAGCACAAGAG GGATGCGTATGGATTCCCTGTGAGACCTCAACATGTGCAGCGATACAGAGAATATGCTGATATTTACAAG gaggaagaagaagaaaggtcgGACAGGTGGAGCAGTTTCTTGGAAGATCATCATGCTGACTCCACTGATGAGCCATCTGCGAAAGAATCATCTGAACATAGTCATGCGCAGTTTAGTGAAAATGGGAAAGGAAAAGAAGATGACAAGTTAGGTTCTAAGGATGTGACTCCTGATGAAGAAGGTTTCCCTGACGCAGAGAAGAGTGTTCACAGAGTGCAGTTATGGACTGAGGTTAGACCGTCTCTGCGGTCGATTGAAGAGTTGATGAGTGTCCGTGTCAAGAAGAAGGTGGATTTATCAAAAGGTGAGCAAGAGGATCCGAAGGGGAAATCTTCACCCTCGTTTGATGATGCCAAATCTTCCAAGGGAGCTTCTGAGAATGATTCTGAAGACGAGTTTTATGATGTTGAGAGGTCGGATGTTCAGGATGGTTCGTCTTCTGATGGTACTAGTGTCTCTGGCATAACTGTTGCTGGTGATGCAACTTCTTTCTCAGTGTCTACATGTCCCTGGAAGGAAGAACTTGAAGTGCTCATCCGAGGTGGTGTACCTATGGCCCTGAGGGGGGAG CTGTGGCAAGCATTTGTGGGTGTGAAGAAACGACGTAGCAAAGATTATTACCACAACCTTCTTGCTGAAGATAGTTCTGGAAACAGCATATATCAAGAGGATACGCAGCATGTTGATGGGAAAGGTTCAAATACAGAATCACTTGCTGTTGTAGAAAAATGGAAAGGACAGATAGAAAAG GACTTGCCTCGGACGTTTCCAGGCCATCCTGCACTAGATGATGATGGTAGAAATGCTCTGCGGCGTTTGCTTACTGCTTATGCTAGACATAATCCTTCTGTTGGATACTGCCAG GCTATGAATTTCTTTGCTGCGCTTTTATTGCTGTTGATGCCCGAAGAGAATGCCTTTTG GGCATTGACAGGAATCATTGATGAGTACTTCAATGGTTACTACTCAGAAGATATGATTGAGTCACAG GTTGATCAACTGGTTCTGGAGGAGCTGGTTCGAGAAAGATTTCCGAAATTGG TTCATCATCTGGATTATCTTGGAGTGCAAGTGGCTTGGGTTACAGGGCCATGGTTTCTTTCCATCTTCATGAATATGCTTCCATGGGAAAGTG TTCTCAGAGTCTGGGATGTGCTTCTCTTTGAAGGAAATCGTGTTATGCTTTTCAGAACAGCACTCGCATTGATGGAACTATATG GTCCTGCATTAGTTACAACGAAAGATGCTGGAGACGCTGTTACTTTGCTACAATCACTGACTGGATCAACATTTGATAGTAGCCAGCTCGTTTTAACTGCTTGCATGGGTTACCAAAACGTACATGAAATAAGATTGCAGGAACTGCGAAGCAAGCATAGGCCAGCGGTGATAGCTGCACTTGAGGAAAGATCAAAGGGGCTTCAAGCTTTTAGGGACTCGAAGGGCATTGCCTCCAAACTATATAGCTTTAAGCAAGACCCAAAATCTGTTTTGGTTGATTCTAGCAAAGTCTCATTGACAAATGGGAGTTTGTCTCGATCCGAGTCAGGATCAAGTAACGCGGATGACGTGTTAGTTAGCCTGACTGGTGACGGGGAAGTAGATCCTGTTCAAGATCTCCAAGCGCAG GTTCTCTGGTTGAAGGCTGAAGTCTGCAAGTTGCTTGAAGAGAAAAGATCAGCTCTACTTAG AGCTGAAGAGTTGGAGATTGCTCTCATGGAGATTGTCAAGCAAGACAACCGACGTCAATTGAGTGCCAAG GTGGAGGAGTTAGAGCAAGAGCTGGCAGAAGTTCAAAGACACCTCTCTGATAAGCAGGAACAAGAAGGTGCAATGCTACAG GTCTTGATGCGAGTGGAGCAAGAACAAAAGGTAACAGAAGATGCACGAAGATTTGCTGAGCAGGATGCAGAAGCGCAGAGATATGCTGCTCAAGTCTTGCAG GAAAAATATGAGGAAGCAGTTGCTGCACTAGCTGAGATGGAGAAGAGAGCGGTGATGGCAGAGTCAATGCTTGAAGCCACTTTGCAGTATCAATCTGGCCAACTCAAAGCACAACCTTCACCACGGTTTGTTCTTTTTACCTGA
- the LOC103841418 gene encoding CDP-diacylglycerol--glycerol-3-phosphate 3-phosphatidyltransferase 2 isoform X2, translating into MGEEEDSVTVDQNSCDGADSSTLPPPPQLSSKVLTLPTVLTLGRVAAVPILVATFYVDCWWGRTATTSLFIAAAITDWLDGYLARKMRLGSAFGAFLDPVADKLMVAATLILLCTKPMDAVVVLGPVPWLVTVPSIAIIGREITMSAVREWAASQNGKLSKAVAVNSLGKWKTATQMIALTILLASRDSSFERLLPSVYTNIMEDCPASFFYLSS; encoded by the exons ATGGGCGAAGAAGAAGACTCCGTGACGGTGGATCAGAACAGCTGCGACGGTGCAGATTCGTCGACATTGCCACCACCGCCGCAGCTTTCTTCCAAAGTGCTCACATTGCCCACCGTGTTAACCCTCGGCCGCGTAGCCGCCGTTCCGATCCTCGTCGCGA CGTTTTACGTTGATTGCTGGTGGGGGAGAACTGCTACAACAAGTCTTTTCATTGCAGCTGCCATTACAGATTGGCTTGACGGGTATCTTGCTCGGAAG ATGAGATTAGGTTCTGCTTTTGGTGCTTTTTTGGATCCTGTGGCTGATAAG CTTATGGTAGCAGCAACTTTGATTTTGCTGTGCACGAAACCTATGGACGCCGTTGTTGTCTTAGGACCAGTTCCATGGTTAGTGACAGTACCTTCCATTGCCATTATTGGTAGAGAG ATTACTATGTCAGCAGTAAGAGAATGGGCTGCATCTCAAAACGGCAAGCTTTCGAAG GCTGTTGCTGTAAATAGCTTGGGGAAGTGGAAAACTGCAACGCAGATGATAGCGCTGACCATACTGCTTGCAAGCCGGGATAGCAGTTTTGAGAGGCTATTACCGTCGG tatatacaaatataatggAAGATTGCCCAGCCTCATTTTTTTACCTCTCTTCTTGA